One genomic window of Sodaliphilus pleomorphus includes the following:
- a CDS encoding LytR/AlgR family response regulator transcription factor: protein MKYAIIENEVFARLNLQNIVETLRPGYQLVFTAETVADAIAGISSNSDLDLVFMDIELDDGNCFEIFDRIMVKTPVIFTTAYDDYAIKAFKVNSIDYLLKPVVEDDMKAAIEKFEEHTAPSGNGIDYQQLSKAMARTRASTRILVTDGEHFTAHVPYL, encoded by the coding sequence ATGAAATACGCCATTATTGAAAACGAAGTCTTTGCCCGGCTCAATCTTCAAAACATTGTCGAGACCCTGCGCCCCGGCTACCAGCTCGTGTTCACTGCCGAAACTGTCGCCGACGCCATAGCCGGCATTTCCAGCAATAGCGACCTCGACCTGGTGTTTATGGACATCGAGCTCGACGACGGCAACTGCTTCGAGATCTTCGACAGGATAATGGTGAAAACGCCTGTGATTTTCACCACGGCCTACGACGACTATGCCATCAAGGCTTTCAAGGTCAACAGCATCGACTACCTGCTGAAACCCGTTGTAGAAGACGACATGAAGGCAGCCATCGAAAAATTTGAAGAGCACACCGCCCCCTCAGGCAACGGCATCGACTACCAGCAGTTGAGCAAGGCCATGGCCAGGACACGGGCAAGCACACGCATCCTCGTCACCGACGGCGAGCACTTCACCGCCCACGTGCCCTATCTGTAG
- a CDS encoding AAA domain-containing protein, with translation MNAVNPILQLHKQRQLLELEYKAEREEFQRQTETLGIERKVKRGDCWYPVQAGRSYYNSLNQLVVELTRTADDTDIEHNFEYGRQVMFFAVDALGTPRYFKRTGTVSYAEPQRMVVAVPDAGCVAELKACELLGVQLSFDETTYRLMTAALDRVARARDGRLAELRDMFYNPGKPGKFTFAPMSFPWLNPTQEKAVNEVLRAKDVAVVHGPPGTGKTTTLVEAIFETLRRESQVLVCAQSNMAVDWISERLVDRGIEVLRVGNPTRVNDKMLAFTYERRFEAHPDYPKLWAMRKAVREMQGHRRRGDAGYHDKLDRLKSRATQLEFTINNDLMASARVIACTLAGSSSRVLEGMKFGTLFIDEAAQALEAACWIAIAKAHRVILAGDHCQLPPTVKSLEALKGGLGKTLMERIVETNPQVVTLLKVQYRMNEAIVHFSSQWFYHGQVVSAPQVRNRSILDLDTPMTWVDTTGMDFKEHFVGASFGRVNHDEALLTLNTLHDYFEKIGSQHVLDERIDVGIISPYRAQVQLLRRLVRGTAYFKPYRHLIAVNTVDGFQGQERDVILISLVRANDEGQIGFLRDLRRMNVAITRARMKLIILGDASTLTRHPFYKRLYNYVASLKAPQQQDYSQLPPSL, from the coding sequence ATGAACGCAGTCAACCCCATATTGCAATTGCACAAGCAGCGCCAACTGCTCGAGCTCGAGTACAAGGCCGAGAGAGAGGAATTCCAGCGGCAAACCGAGACCCTGGGCATCGAGCGCAAGGTGAAACGCGGCGATTGCTGGTATCCCGTGCAAGCTGGCCGCAGCTACTACAACTCGCTCAACCAGCTGGTGGTGGAGCTCACGCGCACTGCCGACGACACCGACATCGAGCACAACTTTGAGTACGGGCGCCAGGTCATGTTTTTCGCCGTCGACGCCCTGGGCACGCCCCGCTACTTCAAGCGCACCGGCACTGTGAGCTATGCCGAGCCCCAGCGCATGGTGGTGGCCGTGCCCGACGCCGGCTGCGTGGCCGAGCTCAAGGCCTGCGAGCTGCTGGGCGTGCAACTCTCCTTTGACGAAACCACCTATCGCCTCATGACTGCCGCCCTCGACCGCGTGGCACGTGCCCGCGACGGCCGCCTGGCCGAGCTGCGCGACATGTTTTACAACCCCGGCAAGCCCGGCAAGTTCACCTTTGCCCCCATGTCGTTTCCCTGGCTCAACCCCACGCAGGAAAAGGCCGTAAACGAGGTGCTGCGGGCCAAGGACGTGGCCGTGGTGCACGGCCCCCCGGGCACCGGCAAGACCACTACACTGGTCGAGGCCATCTTCGAGACGCTGAGGCGTGAGAGCCAGGTGCTCGTGTGCGCACAGAGCAACATGGCCGTCGACTGGATAAGCGAGCGACTCGTCGACCGCGGCATCGAGGTGCTGCGTGTGGGCAACCCCACCCGCGTCAACGACAAGATGCTGGCCTTCACCTATGAGCGCCGCTTCGAGGCCCACCCCGACTATCCCAAGCTGTGGGCCATGCGCAAGGCCGTGCGCGAGATGCAGGGGCACCGCCGTCGCGGCGATGCCGGCTACCACGACAAGCTCGACCGCCTCAAGAGCCGCGCCACGCAGCTCGAGTTCACCATCAACAACGACCTCATGGCCTCGGCACGCGTCATCGCCTGCACCCTGGCCGGCAGCAGCAGCCGTGTGCTCGAGGGCATGAAATTTGGCACCCTCTTTATCGACGAGGCCGCCCAGGCCCTCGAAGCCGCCTGCTGGATCGCCATCGCCAAGGCCCACCGCGTGATTCTGGCCGGCGACCACTGCCAGCTGCCACCCACCGTAAAGAGCCTCGAGGCCTTGAAAGGAGGCCTGGGCAAGACCCTGATGGAGCGCATCGTCGAGACCAACCCCCAGGTGGTGACCCTGCTCAAGGTGCAATACCGCATGAACGAGGCCATCGTGCACTTCTCGAGCCAGTGGTTCTACCACGGCCAGGTCGTGAGCGCCCCCCAGGTGCGCAACCGCAGCATCCTCGACCTCGACACCCCCATGACGTGGGTCGACACCACCGGCATGGACTTCAAGGAGCACTTTGTGGGCGCCAGCTTCGGGCGCGTCAACCACGACGAGGCCCTGCTCACGCTCAACACCCTGCACGACTACTTTGAGAAGATAGGCAGCCAGCACGTGCTCGACGAGCGCATCGACGTGGGCATCATCTCGCCCTACCGCGCCCAGGTGCAACTGCTGCGCCGCCTGGTGCGCGGCACGGCCTATTTCAAGCCCTACCGCCACCTGATTGCGGTCAACACCGTCGACGGCTTCCAGGGCCAGGAGCGCGACGTGATACTCATAAGCCTCGTGCGCGCCAACGACGAGGGCCAGATAGGCTTCCTGCGCGACCTGCGCCGCATGAACGTGGCCATCACCCGCGCCCGCATGAAGCTCATCATCCTGGGCGACGCCTCCACCCTCACGCGCCACCCCTTCTACAAGCGTCTCTACAACTATGTGGCCTCACTCAAGGCCCCGCAACAACAGGACTATAGCCAACTACCGCCATCATTATGA
- a CDS encoding MFS transporter gives MEITTENKANKGGATRLVAKEYVIPFILITSLFFLWGGSRAILDVLNKHYQLILHVSKTQSSLIQMMVYMAYFLGALPAGLLIRRLGTRVGVITGLLLFAVGSFLFMPAVNLGSFYYILTPLFVLGLGLVLLETAANPYVTLLGDPKTSASRLNIAQSFNGLGCMMGALMGGQFFFGNSGAEASASIAVPYTVIAVIMLVVAVCFTFIHLPEVIIAPPRRAKAADAAGGTARKALGVAFFFGFAALIAYEISEISINTFFINFMTDDGFMTPMQATWALSMGGLLLFMVGRVVGGILMSRVATEKIFLACALGTVAMLLLAMSGLGLFSKMALIVLYVFESIMFPTIFALSIQGLGANTEKASSILMMSVVGGAIGPLALGYVADHYTMTQALVVPLSTFVIVLAYAIYSYARRSRA, from the coding sequence ATGGAAATAACGACCGAAAACAAGGCCAACAAGGGCGGCGCAACCCGCCTGGTGGCCAAAGAATATGTGATACCGTTTATCCTCATCACCTCGCTCTTCTTCCTGTGGGGCGGCTCGCGGGCCATACTCGACGTGCTCAACAAGCACTACCAGCTCATCTTGCACGTGAGCAAGACGCAGTCGTCGCTCATCCAGATGATGGTGTACATGGCCTACTTCCTGGGGGCGCTGCCGGCCGGCCTGCTCATCAGGCGGCTGGGCACCCGCGTGGGCGTGATCACGGGGCTGCTGCTCTTTGCCGTGGGCTCGTTTCTGTTTATGCCGGCCGTGAACCTGGGCAGCTTCTACTACATCCTCACCCCGCTCTTTGTGCTGGGTCTGGGCCTGGTGCTGCTCGAGACGGCGGCCAACCCCTATGTGACCCTGCTGGGCGACCCCAAGACCTCGGCCAGCCGGCTCAACATCGCCCAGTCGTTCAACGGCCTGGGCTGCATGATGGGCGCGCTCATGGGCGGCCAGTTCTTCTTTGGCAACTCGGGGGCCGAGGCCAGCGCGAGCATCGCTGTGCCCTACACGGTGATTGCCGTGATCATGCTGGTGGTGGCCGTGTGCTTCACCTTCATTCACCTGCCCGAGGTCATCATCGCCCCGCCCCGGCGAGCCAAGGCGGCCGACGCTGCTGGCGGCACAGCCCGCAAGGCACTGGGCGTGGCCTTCTTCTTCGGGTTTGCGGCCCTCATTGCCTACGAGATTTCAGAGATATCGATCAACACCTTCTTCATCAACTTCATGACCGACGACGGCTTCATGACCCCCATGCAGGCCACCTGGGCCCTGTCGATGGGCGGCTTGCTGCTCTTCATGGTGGGCCGCGTGGTGGGCGGCATCTTGATGAGCCGCGTGGCCACCGAGAAGATATTTCTGGCCTGCGCCCTGGGCACCGTGGCCATGCTGTTGCTGGCCATGAGCGGCCTGGGCCTTTTCTCCAAGATGGCGCTCATCGTGCTCTATGTGTTTGAGAGCATCATGTTCCCCACCATCTTTGCCCTGTCGATCCAAGGGCTGGGTGCCAACACCGAGAAGGCCTCGTCGATACTCATGATGAGCGTGGTGGGCGGCGCCATTGGCCCACTGGCCCTGGGCTATGTGGCCGACCACTACACAATGACCCAGGCCCTGGTCGTGCCGCTCTCCACCTTTGTCATCGTGCTCGCCTATGCCATCTACAGCTACGCACGCCGCAGCCGGGCATAG
- a CDS encoding phospholipase A, producing MHFSLKFILLVVALSVLPLCLEGQIVVPKTSSEFNADSIRRDYDNRPFFGLYKDNYFTVGTSMGEGRPNQANSDVKFQVSIAQRLTRSVLPFHSYLFLFYSQRCMWNVFENSLPVHDINFNPGIGLSKLLINHNRLVGKITFLVEHESNGRSRMASRSWNKISISGAVYLDPNLMVHGKYWIPIIDGGNNKDILRYSGLCQAGLQAVSNDQRWVLSLTLVKREGWNLNYNTIVDLGYRLRKNDNQFLVLHFYNGYGESLLDYNKFHSRIRFGLLIKPKFFSDF from the coding sequence ATGCACTTTTCTTTAAAATTCATCTTGCTCGTCGTGGCGCTGTCGGTATTGCCGTTGTGCCTTGAGGGGCAAATCGTGGTGCCCAAGACCAGCAGCGAGTTTAATGCCGACTCGATACGCCGCGACTACGACAACCGCCCGTTTTTCGGGCTTTACAAAGACAACTATTTCACAGTGGGCACCTCGATGGGCGAGGGCCGTCCCAACCAGGCCAACAGCGATGTGAAATTTCAGGTGAGCATCGCGCAGCGCCTCACGCGCAGTGTGCTGCCGTTTCACTCCTATCTGTTTTTGTTCTACTCGCAGAGGTGCATGTGGAACGTGTTTGAAAACTCGCTGCCCGTGCACGACATCAATTTCAATCCCGGCATAGGGCTGTCGAAGCTTTTGATCAACCACAACCGCCTGGTGGGCAAGATCACCTTTCTTGTTGAGCACGAGAGCAACGGCCGCAGCCGCATGGCGAGCCGCAGCTGGAACAAGATATCGATTTCGGGCGCTGTGTATCTCGACCCCAATCTCATGGTGCACGGCAAGTACTGGATACCCATCATCGACGGCGGCAACAACAAGGACATCTTGCGCTACAGCGGTCTTTGCCAGGCAGGCCTGCAAGCTGTGTCCAACGACCAGCGGTGGGTGCTGTCGCTCACGTTGGTCAAGCGCGAGGGCTGGAACCTGAACTACAACACCATTGTCGACCTGGGTTACCGCCTGCGCAAGAACGACAACCAGTTTCTTGTGCTTCATTTCTACAACGGCTATGGCGAGAGCCTGCTCGACTACAACAAGTTTCACTCGCGCATTAGGTTCGGCCTGCTCATCAAGCCCAAGTTTTTCAGCGACTTCTGA
- a CDS encoding lactonase family protein produces MHKILSLMSALSITTSAAATPLTLVVGTYTGSGSRGVYTCRIDPASLEVETLDSVQVDNPSYLVVAPDGRHVYTVGENGPGKSRVNALSLDPATGRMQLLGSVDAQCADPCHITFLSPRTLSVAGYSSGTLVLFDLNDDGTVTQAVEVLQFHATSIKRNQASSHIHYTAVAPDGRHLLATNLGGDLVYVFDIVKRTARGTARLQLHGDVQVAPGTGPRHLAFAPDGRHCYVLGELSDDVLAYDYDDGRLGLLQTLNAALRPAHGGGDIHIDPSGRYLYASVRLVDDGIAIYKIGPDGRLTRAGYQLTGRHPRNFMITPDGRLLLCACRDDNVIQLYSIDPATGLLTRLGRDLHVSKPVCIKLVP; encoded by the coding sequence ATGCATAAAATACTATCACTCATGAGTGCGCTATCAATCACAACAAGTGCTGCTGCAACACCGCTCACCCTGGTGGTGGGCACCTACACGGGCAGCGGCAGCCGCGGCGTGTACACCTGTCGCATCGACCCGGCCAGCCTCGAGGTCGAGACACTCGACTCGGTGCAGGTCGACAACCCGTCTTATCTGGTGGTGGCCCCCGACGGCCGCCACGTCTACACCGTGGGCGAGAACGGGCCGGGCAAGTCACGCGTCAACGCCCTGAGCCTCGACCCGGCCACGGGCCGCATGCAGCTGCTGGGCAGCGTCGACGCGCAGTGTGCCGACCCGTGCCACATCACCTTCTTGTCGCCCCGCACCTTGAGCGTGGCGGGCTACTCGAGCGGCACGCTGGTGCTCTTCGACCTCAACGACGACGGCACCGTGACACAGGCCGTCGAGGTGCTGCAATTCCACGCCACGAGCATCAAGCGCAACCAGGCAAGCAGCCACATCCACTACACCGCCGTGGCCCCCGACGGCCGCCACCTGCTGGCCACCAACCTGGGCGGCGACCTGGTATATGTGTTCGACATCGTTAAGCGCACCGCCCGCGGCACCGCCCGCCTGCAACTGCACGGCGATGTGCAGGTGGCTCCCGGCACCGGGCCGCGCCACCTGGCCTTTGCCCCCGACGGCCGCCACTGCTATGTGCTGGGCGAGCTGAGCGACGACGTGCTGGCCTATGACTACGACGACGGCCGCCTCGGCCTGTTGCAGACGCTGAATGCCGCCCTGCGCCCTGCCCACGGGGGCGGCGACATTCACATCGACCCCAGCGGCCGCTATCTCTATGCCAGCGTGCGGCTGGTCGACGACGGCATTGCCATCTACAAGATCGGGCCCGACGGCCGGCTCACCCGTGCTGGCTACCAGCTCACGGGCAGGCACCCGCGCAATTTCATGATCACCCCCGACGGGCGCCTGCTGCTGTGTGCCTGCCGCGACGACAACGTGATACAGCTCTACAGCATCGACCCTGCCACGGGCCTGTTGACCCGCCTGGGCCGCGACCTGCACGTGAGCAAGCCCGTGTGCATAAAACTGGTGCCGTGA
- a CDS encoding DUF4369 domain-containing protein produces MKHRYIITALLWLALVPLLAGCSRAFTIKGNIKGVGSQMLRVVYYTPQGVKDALIPASADRFEFKAPLEADDWTLVYLYDMQSQVVARFAVERGSTVKVRGDLGQRHRLEVKGPDVDEQWYKFMAEHAALYDSPDHSQLDRLIEKQAASHPADLLSTLLVLCDYSKLNNAAQASRLLAGLTHKPAGLMAAYTAIHRRVARKAASIGSLLFYESGGDYAAFDPATAQASLLCLWTGNSGSLAQQAAQLKQWSSAYGSRLLLADVCLDADTSAWRGTIAAAGGTWRHYWAPAGPLDRQLLGLDIQSTPLYVVTDARGKIVYNGDQPARVAASLARLLK; encoded by the coding sequence ATGAAACATCGATACATCATTACAGCCTTGCTGTGGCTTGCGCTCGTGCCGCTGCTGGCCGGCTGCAGCCGGGCGTTTACCATCAAGGGAAACATCAAGGGCGTGGGCAGCCAGATGCTGCGCGTGGTGTACTACACCCCCCAGGGGGTGAAAGATGCCCTGATACCCGCCAGTGCCGACCGCTTTGAATTCAAGGCCCCGCTCGAGGCCGACGACTGGACGCTGGTCTACCTCTACGACATGCAGTCGCAGGTGGTGGCCCGCTTTGCCGTCGAGCGCGGCAGCACGGTCAAGGTGCGCGGCGACTTGGGGCAGCGTCACCGGCTCGAGGTGAAGGGCCCCGACGTCGACGAGCAGTGGTACAAGTTTATGGCCGAGCACGCCGCCCTCTACGACAGCCCCGACCACAGCCAGCTCGACCGCCTCATTGAGAAGCAGGCGGCCTCCCACCCGGCCGACTTGCTCTCGACCCTGCTCGTGCTGTGCGACTACAGCAAGCTCAACAACGCCGCCCAGGCCAGCCGCCTGCTTGCCGGGCTCACCCACAAGCCAGCCGGCTTGATGGCCGCCTACACAGCCATACACAGGCGTGTGGCCAGGAAGGCTGCCAGCATAGGGTCGCTCCTCTTCTACGAGAGCGGCGGCGACTATGCCGCCTTCGACCCGGCCACGGCCCAGGCCTCGCTGCTGTGCCTGTGGACGGGCAACAGCGGCAGCCTCGCCCAGCAGGCAGCTCAGCTCAAGCAGTGGAGCTCGGCCTACGGCAGCCGGCTGCTCCTTGCCGACGTGTGCCTCGATGCCGACACGAGTGCCTGGCGCGGCACCATCGCGGCTGCCGGCGGCACGTGGAGGCACTACTGGGCTCCGGCCGGCCCGCTCGACCGCCAGCTGCTGGGCCTCGACATCCAGTCGACACCGCTCTATGTGGTGACCGACGCGCGCGGCAAGATAGTGTACAACGGCGACCAGCCGGCTCGCGTGGCAGCCAGCCTGGCCCGCCTCTTGAAGTGA
- a CDS encoding YifB family Mg chelatase-like AAA ATPase: MLSKTLGAAVQGIDAITVTIEVSIEWGSGFTIVGLPDTAVKESGERTRCAIIEAGFDFPRKNVVINMSPADIKKEGSAYDLPIAIGILASDEKVSTQLLDRYMIMGELGLDGSLRPIKGALPMAILARQLHLDGFILPRDNAMEAAIVNNLNVYGLDSLQQVIAFLNGQAQLQPTAVDTRAEFAKAQGQFPYDFSEVKGQENVKRAFEVACAGGHNILLIGSPGSGKSMMAKRLPSILPPLSLQEALETTKIHSVAGKLRRGTTLLTRRPFRSPHHTISPVALVGGGTYPTPGEISLAHNGVLFLDELPEFNRSVLEVMRQPLEDRLIHISRAKYAVEYPASFMLVASMNPCPCGYYGHPKKPCICTPHQRQQYLAKISGPLLDRIDLQIEVQPVAVDELASKQAGEPSAAIRARVVKARELQTQRFGATAGVHCNAQMTPSMIHQWAEPDAEGLRQLKHAIESMNMSARAYDRILKVARTIADLDGSPQVRAPHIMEAISYRSLDRSNYFNM, from the coding sequence ATGCTAAGCAAGACCCTGGGCGCCGCCGTGCAAGGCATCGACGCCATAACAGTGACTATCGAAGTCTCGATCGAGTGGGGCAGCGGCTTCACCATCGTGGGCCTGCCCGACACCGCTGTGAAAGAGAGCGGCGAGCGCACGCGCTGCGCCATCATCGAGGCGGGCTTTGACTTCCCGCGCAAAAATGTGGTCATCAACATGTCGCCGGCCGACATCAAGAAGGAGGGCTCGGCCTACGACCTGCCCATCGCCATAGGCATCCTGGCCAGCGACGAGAAGGTGTCGACCCAGCTACTCGACCGCTACATGATCATGGGCGAACTCGGGCTCGACGGCTCGCTGCGCCCCATCAAGGGCGCCCTGCCCATGGCCATACTGGCGCGCCAGCTGCATCTCGATGGCTTCATCCTGCCGCGCGACAATGCCATGGAGGCGGCCATCGTCAACAACCTCAATGTGTATGGCCTCGACTCGCTGCAGCAGGTCATCGCCTTCCTCAACGGGCAGGCCCAGCTGCAACCCACCGCCGTCGACACGCGCGCCGAGTTTGCCAAGGCCCAGGGGCAGTTTCCCTACGACTTCAGCGAGGTGAAAGGCCAGGAAAACGTGAAACGGGCCTTTGAGGTGGCCTGCGCCGGCGGGCACAACATCTTGCTCATAGGCAGCCCCGGCAGCGGCAAGTCGATGATGGCCAAGCGGCTGCCCAGCATCCTGCCGCCGTTGAGCCTGCAAGAGGCACTCGAGACTACCAAGATACACTCGGTGGCCGGCAAGCTGCGTCGCGGCACCACGCTGCTCACGCGCAGGCCCTTCCGCTCACCCCACCACACGATATCGCCCGTGGCCCTGGTGGGCGGCGGCACCTACCCCACCCCGGGCGAGATAAGCCTGGCTCACAACGGCGTGCTCTTTCTCGACGAGCTGCCCGAGTTCAACCGCAGCGTGCTCGAGGTGATGCGCCAGCCCCTGGAAGACCGCCTCATCCACATCTCGCGGGCCAAGTATGCCGTCGAGTACCCGGCCTCGTTTATGCTCGTGGCCAGCATGAACCCCTGCCCCTGCGGCTACTACGGTCACCCCAAGAAGCCGTGCATATGCACACCCCACCAGCGCCAGCAGTACCTGGCCAAGATATCGGGCCCGCTGCTCGACCGCATCGACCTGCAAATCGAGGTGCAACCCGTGGCGGTCGACGAGCTGGCCTCGAAGCAGGCCGGCGAGCCCTCGGCGGCCATACGCGCCCGCGTGGTGAAGGCCCGCGAGTTGCAGACGCAGCGCTTCGGCGCCACCGCCGGCGTGCACTGCAACGCCCAGATGACGCCCAGCATGATTCACCAGTGGGCCGAGCCCGATGCCGAAGGCCTGCGGCAGCTCAAGCACGCCATCGAGAGCATGAACATGAGCGCGCGCGCCTACGACCGCATCCTCAAGGTGGCCCGCACCATCGCCGACCTCGACGGCAGCCCCCAGGTGCGCGCCCCTCACATCATGGAAGCCATCTCCTACCGCTCGCTCGACCGCAGCAACTACTTCAACATGTAA
- the rhuM gene encoding RhuM family protein, with protein sequence MAELFATSKQTISYHVINILKENELTESSVVKEYLTTAADGKSYNIVFYSLEMIIAVGYRVRGVRGTQFRQWATRHLSEYLVKGFVIDDERLKNPDGRPDYFDELLARIRDIRASEKRFYQKIRDLFSLSSDYDKSDKATQMFFAETQNKLLYAATSTAATTFLPRCSPARRGADSCVK encoded by the coding sequence ATGGCAGAACTTTTTGCCACCTCTAAGCAAACCATCAGCTATCATGTAATCAACATTCTGAAAGAGAATGAATTAACCGAGAGTTCAGTTGTCAAAGAATATTTGACAACTGCCGCCGATGGCAAGAGTTACAATATCGTTTTTTACTCTCTTGAGATGATAATTGCGGTGGGATATCGTGTTCGTGGCGTGCGGGGAACTCAATTCCGTCAATGGGCAACGAGGCATCTGTCGGAGTACCTTGTCAAGGGCTTTGTGATTGACGACGAGAGGCTAAAGAACCCTGATGGCCGTCCCGATTATTTTGATGAATTGCTCGCTCGAATCCGTGACATTCGTGCCTCTGAGAAACGATTCTATCAAAAAATTCGCGATTTGTTCTCACTGAGCAGCGACTATGACAAGAGCGATAAGGCCACTCAAATGTTTTTTGCTGAGACACAAAACAAATTGCTCTACGCCGCAACCTCGACCGCAGCAACTACTTTTCTACCCCGCTGTAGTCCTGCGAGGCGGGGGGCAGACTCGTGCGTCAAATGA
- a CDS encoding RNA polymerase sigma factor: MQDYIPDSVVWAEACGGDISAFEVLFHRYADSLLAYGLKFTADRDNVKDVIQNLFLRLMTQHDNLSHAENVKSYLFTAFRRSLIRSMSVSSEISFDSSESLKFHIDRLASADEDSGLDDEMLQQRQRLYESLLKLSSRQKEALYLRYVQRLPMERIAFMLNMNNQSVRNLLHRAIEKLRESMGPKSPASQSILLALLIPMLS; encoded by the coding sequence ATGCAAGACTACATTCCTGACAGCGTAGTTTGGGCCGAAGCCTGTGGAGGGGACATTAGCGCCTTTGAGGTTCTGTTTCACAGGTATGCCGACTCGCTGCTTGCTTATGGATTGAAGTTTACAGCCGACAGAGACAATGTGAAAGACGTGATACAGAACCTGTTTCTCCGTCTCATGACTCAGCACGACAATCTATCGCATGCGGAAAATGTGAAGTCTTACTTGTTTACGGCCTTTCGCCGCTCCTTGATCAGAAGTATGAGTGTGAGTAGCGAGATATCGTTTGATTCCAGCGAGAGTTTGAAATTTCACATCGACAGGCTGGCTTCGGCCGATGAAGACAGTGGCCTTGATGATGAAATGCTGCAACAGCGCCAGCGTCTCTATGAGAGCCTTCTCAAACTGTCGTCGCGCCAAAAAGAGGCGCTCTATTTGCGCTATGTGCAGCGCCTTCCCATGGAGCGTATAGCCTTTATGTTGAACATGAACAATCAGTCGGTGCGCAATCTGCTGCACCGCGCTATCGAGAAACTACGCGAATCGATGGGTCCAAAGTCACCTGCAAGCCAGTCCATCCTTCTGGCCTTGTTGATACCGATGCTTTCGTGA